The following proteins come from a genomic window of Pyxidicoccus sp. MSG2:
- a CDS encoding adenylate/guanylate cyclase domain-containing protein, whose translation MPNAPHPQPSPSDFTLEEYKALRTLQRAVDDLLEESLRERETLTQSFRRCFPPILKLTGARAVAITTRDEELLEQTWSEGDWGDRFPGSLLEGPSGVRRMEGDTLVTQALDVAGTRVGTFGMLFPGDLTALEASARALRVLDTVAEQLDTVLCLVHTASEKHQLIIQCNAHLANPVFEAGMDQAVLTLAQRVRLPGFLLLYRDAVQPQVLHYRTYRNGYLEFESGEQPSPALEKAIRQHGPRLLASEESALRQLFGGRTTEAVLISGAASSEPLGKIVIWSDAGFSAYSMDLIRVLASTLSQRLLDYNRERIHLSQFFPNSVIDALLQDPNYAQHLRAQDQEVGILFADINGFTRICEQGFDSPRNIGRFVDEWSERAVGCIWEHGGVFDKMVGDCVIGLFGPPFFKSSRLERTQAAVRAACDIQAFTASLGAREEISALCQRVKLPGLGVAVGVNLANANCGLFGPNRQYTAFSKGMNQAARLQSLAGFRETLVMESVREVLGTSREPFFQGLRFGPLTETPVKNVAQPLRHYQLESLKP comes from the coding sequence ATGCCGAACGCGCCGCACCCGCAGCCTTCGCCCAGCGATTTCACCCTCGAAGAATACAAGGCCCTGCGCACCCTCCAGCGCGCCGTGGATGACCTCCTCGAGGAGAGCCTCCGCGAGCGGGAGACGCTCACCCAGTCCTTCCGGCGCTGCTTCCCGCCCATCCTCAAGCTCACCGGCGCGCGGGCCGTGGCCATCACCACCCGCGACGAGGAGTTGCTGGAGCAGACCTGGAGCGAGGGCGACTGGGGAGACCGCTTCCCCGGCTCGCTCCTGGAGGGCCCGTCCGGCGTGAGGCGCATGGAGGGCGACACGCTCGTCACCCAGGCGCTGGACGTGGCCGGCACCCGCGTGGGCACCTTCGGCATGCTCTTCCCCGGGGACCTCACGGCGCTGGAGGCCTCGGCGCGCGCGCTGCGCGTGCTGGACACCGTCGCCGAGCAGCTCGACACCGTGTTGTGCCTCGTGCACACCGCGTCGGAGAAGCACCAGCTCATCATCCAGTGCAACGCGCACCTGGCCAACCCCGTCTTCGAGGCGGGCATGGACCAGGCGGTGCTGACGCTGGCGCAGCGCGTGCGGCTGCCGGGCTTCCTCCTGCTGTACCGCGACGCCGTGCAGCCCCAGGTGCTGCACTACCGCACCTACCGCAATGGCTACCTGGAGTTCGAGAGCGGCGAGCAGCCCAGCCCCGCGCTGGAGAAGGCCATCCGCCAGCACGGCCCGCGCCTGCTCGCGAGCGAGGAGTCCGCGCTGCGGCAGCTCTTCGGCGGCCGCACCACCGAGGCGGTGCTCATCTCCGGCGCGGCCTCCAGCGAGCCGCTGGGAAAAATCGTCATCTGGAGCGACGCGGGCTTCTCCGCGTACTCCATGGACCTCATCCGCGTGTTGGCTTCCACGCTCAGCCAGCGGCTGCTGGACTACAACCGCGAGCGCATCCACCTGTCGCAGTTCTTCCCCAACTCCGTCATCGACGCGCTGTTGCAGGACCCGAACTACGCCCAGCACCTGCGCGCGCAGGACCAGGAAGTCGGCATCCTCTTCGCGGACATCAACGGCTTCACCCGCATCTGCGAGCAGGGCTTCGACAGCCCGCGCAACATCGGCCGCTTCGTGGACGAGTGGAGCGAGCGCGCCGTGGGCTGCATCTGGGAGCACGGCGGCGTGTTCGACAAGATGGTCGGCGACTGCGTCATCGGCCTCTTCGGCCCGCCCTTCTTCAAGTCCTCGCGGCTGGAGCGCACGCAGGCCGCGGTGCGCGCCGCATGTGACATCCAGGCCTTCACCGCGTCACTCGGCGCGCGCGAGGAGATCTCGGCGCTGTGCCAGCGGGTGAAGCTGCCCGGGCTGGGCGTGGCCGTGGGCGTCAACCTGGCCAACGCCAACTGCGGCCTCTTCGGCCCCAACCGGCAGTACACGGCCTTCTCCAAGGGGATGAACCAGGCTGCGCGCCTGCAGTCGCTGGCGGGCTTCCGCGAGACGCTGGTGATGGAGAGCGTGCGCGAGGTGCTGGGCACGTCGCGCGAGCCCTTCTTCCAGGGGCTGCGCTTCGGTCCGTTGACGGAGACGCCGGTGAAGAACGTGGCGCAGCCGCTGCGCCACTACCAGCTGGAGTCGCTCAAGCCGTGA
- a CDS encoding metallophosphoesterase family protein, with amino-acid sequence MRFVHCSDVHITEDYTTLPLLRLGWRRWVALLELSLGGRAKRYVRAPQVLSAIVRDAEAHKVDHFILSGDLTAYALDGEFAGARKALGPLAEDPRRCTIVPGNHDVFTPGSIRTDRFARHFGQLLHSDLPEYRREGPYPFVRLVGDDAAVVGLLSTRRAPLPAFPYGEIGEAQLEGLAALLKDARLDGRAVLVVVHHAPRNRKGGADRWNHGLRDADALLRLLPGPRFAVLHGHIHQRYHHPATADRPHLFGAGSSTEAGHEGYWVIEVAGGKVVGGQPHAPSL; translated from the coding sequence ATGCGTTTCGTTCACTGCTCCGACGTCCACATCACCGAGGACTACACCACGCTCCCCCTGCTGCGGCTCGGCTGGCGGCGCTGGGTCGCCCTGCTCGAGCTCTCCCTGGGAGGCCGCGCGAAGCGCTATGTCCGCGCACCCCAGGTCCTCTCCGCCATCGTCCGTGACGCAGAGGCCCACAAGGTCGACCACTTCATCCTTTCTGGAGACCTCACCGCCTACGCGCTCGACGGCGAGTTCGCCGGAGCCCGCAAGGCCCTGGGCCCGCTGGCGGAGGACCCGCGCCGCTGCACCATCGTCCCCGGCAACCACGACGTCTTCACCCCGGGCAGCATCCGCACCGACCGCTTCGCCCGCCACTTCGGCCAACTGCTGCACAGCGACCTCCCCGAGTACCGGCGCGAGGGCCCGTACCCCTTCGTCCGGCTCGTCGGAGACGACGCCGCCGTCGTGGGCCTGCTCTCCACCCGCCGCGCCCCCCTGCCTGCCTTCCCCTACGGTGAAATCGGCGAGGCCCAGCTCGAAGGCCTGGCGGCCCTGCTGAAGGACGCTCGCCTGGACGGCCGCGCCGTGCTCGTCGTCGTCCACCATGCGCCGCGCAACCGGAAGGGCGGCGCGGACCGGTGGAACCACGGCCTGCGGGACGCGGACGCCCTGCTGCGCCTCTTGCCCGGCCCGCGCTTCGCCGTCCTCCACGGCCACATCCACCAGCGCTACCACCACCCGGCCACCGCCGACCGGCCCCACCTCTTCGGCGCCGGCTCCTCCACCGAGGCCGGCCACGAGGGCTACTGGGTCATCGAAGTCGCGGGCGGAAAAGTGGTGGGCGGACAGCCGCATGCGCCCTCCCTGTGA
- a CDS encoding PEGA domain-containing protein: protein MKVAVLSFQAVSADVPARTGPRLTARLAAEVHAAAGLALAELPRATQSDAVQAPTTEPLTVARDAVKEATAARDSRDFARAEAALGRALDAYAAGAAQLTDASELADTYALRAAVRYATGRDADAAASLTQALALAPNRHLPLAATSPLFAKTVERVRAAQESGPRGGVRFESVPSGLAVTLDGRPVGTAPLRVTDVPPGAHLWRSVLPSGDAVGGVVEVAPDKQAVVQVRPSGTGPDAALALALASNRLDAAALEAASALGRAAGADLVVLGTVTRTVTGLAVDAFVLAPGDTAPRRLARLSVDTELLEASAPLREGIAAVATRGVEAGVSETLPVVPAPGEAFAPPPSQVPYPMSAERAPEAPKPTAPTPDRKPLQPIRKPLVRP, encoded by the coding sequence GTGAAGGTCGCCGTCCTCTCGTTCCAGGCCGTCTCCGCCGACGTGCCCGCGCGCACCGGGCCTCGCCTCACCGCGCGCCTCGCCGCGGAGGTCCATGCCGCGGCGGGCCTCGCGCTGGCCGAGCTGCCCCGCGCCACGCAAAGCGACGCCGTGCAGGCGCCCACCACCGAGCCGCTCACCGTGGCGCGCGACGCCGTGAAGGAGGCCACCGCCGCGCGCGACTCCCGCGACTTCGCCCGCGCGGAGGCCGCGCTGGGCCGCGCGCTGGACGCCTATGCCGCCGGGGCCGCGCAGCTCACGGACGCCTCCGAGCTGGCCGACACGTATGCCCTGCGCGCCGCCGTGCGCTACGCCACCGGCCGTGACGCGGACGCCGCCGCCAGCCTCACCCAGGCGCTCGCGCTCGCACCCAACCGCCATCTTCCGCTCGCCGCCACCTCCCCCCTCTTCGCGAAGACGGTGGAGCGCGTGCGCGCCGCGCAGGAGTCCGGACCTCGCGGCGGCGTGCGCTTCGAGTCCGTTCCGTCGGGCCTCGCGGTGACGCTCGACGGCAGGCCCGTGGGCACCGCTCCCCTGCGTGTCACGGACGTGCCTCCCGGCGCGCACCTGTGGCGCTCGGTGCTGCCCTCGGGCGATGCGGTGGGCGGCGTGGTGGAGGTGGCTCCGGACAAGCAGGCCGTGGTGCAGGTGCGCCCCTCCGGCACCGGCCCCGACGCGGCGCTCGCCCTGGCCCTCGCGAGCAATCGACTGGACGCCGCCGCGCTCGAAGCGGCCTCGGCGCTGGGACGCGCCGCGGGCGCGGACCTCGTGGTGCTCGGCACGGTGACGCGCACGGTGACGGGGCTCGCGGTGGACGCGTTCGTCCTCGCTCCTGGAGACACGGCGCCGCGCCGCCTGGCCCGCCTGTCGGTCGACACGGAGTTGCTGGAGGCCAGCGCACCGCTGCGCGAAGGCATCGCCGCTGTCGCCACGCGCGGCGTGGAGGCCGGCGTGTCAGAAACCCTGCCCGTGGTGCCCGCGCCCGGCGAGGCCTTCGCACCCCCGCCCTCACAGGTGCCGTACCCCATGAGCGCGGAGCGCGCCCCGGAAGCACCGAAGCCCACCGCTCCGACACCTGACCGCAAGCCCCTGCAGCCCATCCGCAAGCCACTGGTCCGCCCGTGA
- the gluQRS gene encoding tRNA glutamyl-Q(34) synthetase GluQRS, whose translation MSPFRGRFAPSPTGRMHLGNIRSALLGWLQARAAGGRFLLRIEDLDRARCKPQHVDDLMRDLEWLGLTWDETPLFQSQRDDVYRDALAKLERDGLVYPCFCTRGEIARAASAPHGLSEEGPRYPGTCAHLTAAQAAERARTRAPAYRFRARPGEVRFEDALLGPYAQDVDAVVGDFVVRRNDGVASYQLAVVVDDAATGITHVLRGDDLLSSTPRQLQLYAALGLPAPSFLHVPLVLGEDGKRLAKREGAFALAELRERGLPPERVLGLLAAWSGLGEGDPVTLEELVGRFRLEALPRTPVVARESVLIEALGLR comes from the coding sequence GTGAGCCCGTTCCGAGGCCGCTTCGCGCCCAGCCCCACGGGGCGCATGCACCTGGGCAACATCCGCAGCGCGCTGCTCGGTTGGCTCCAGGCGCGCGCCGCCGGAGGCCGCTTCCTCCTGCGCATCGAGGACCTGGACCGCGCGCGCTGCAAGCCACAGCACGTGGACGACCTGATGCGCGACCTGGAGTGGCTCGGCCTCACCTGGGACGAGACGCCCCTCTTCCAGAGCCAGCGCGACGACGTCTACCGCGACGCCCTCGCGAAGCTGGAGCGCGACGGCCTCGTCTACCCGTGCTTCTGCACGCGCGGAGAAATCGCCCGCGCCGCCAGCGCCCCGCATGGCCTCTCGGAAGAAGGCCCCCGCTACCCCGGCACCTGCGCGCACCTCACCGCCGCGCAGGCCGCCGAGCGCGCCCGGACCCGCGCTCCCGCGTACCGCTTCCGCGCCCGCCCCGGCGAGGTGCGCTTCGAGGACGCGCTGCTCGGCCCGTACGCGCAGGACGTGGACGCGGTGGTGGGGGACTTCGTGGTGCGCCGCAACGACGGCGTGGCCAGCTACCAGCTCGCGGTGGTGGTGGACGACGCGGCCACTGGCATCACCCACGTGCTGCGCGGGGACGACCTGCTGTCCTCCACGCCCCGGCAGCTCCAGCTGTACGCGGCGCTCGGCCTCCCCGCGCCGTCCTTCCTCCATGTCCCGCTGGTGCTCGGAGAAGACGGCAAGCGGCTCGCCAAGCGCGAGGGCGCCTTCGCCCTGGCGGAGCTGCGCGAACGGGGCCTTCCTCCCGAGCGCGTCCTGGGCCTGCTCGCCGCGTGGAGCGGGCTGGGCGAGGGCGACCCGGTGACGCTGGAGGAGCTGGTGGGCAGGTTCCGCCTCGAAGCGCTGCCTCGCACGCCCGTGGTGGCCCGCGAGTCGGTGCTCATCGAAGCACTCGGCCTGCGCTGA
- a CDS encoding ferritin-like domain-containing protein, translating to MRSRMSRHLESLLRFEPQPAALRALEPKARGVKPFFRSEPELPPEFNWHDYSVLLLHIAAEVEHALMAQYLYAAYSLGGPLVPSKHRDRVRHWQEVILGIAKEEMGHLITVQNVLRLLGAPLNLDREDYPWGSQFYPFDFTLEPLTKNSLARYVYAEMPAGWEGAEAEEVKKRAQQGNPSQQPLHRVGVLYDRMQKVLANPEWVKDADFQAATTTFQASWDEWGRGYMRGARGQSTGGPRQATPDVIVQPVSNRDEAVAALAAVGIQGEALFFDEDADEKSHFRRFLDIYRQFPDGEWTPTRPVPINPKTEMDLNANRVVRLSAAKAKTAAPVSTVITHPESVTWAHLFNVRYRMLLMYLSHAYQLAGATGQGDALTPRGLLINRTFGEMYNVRAISNILVELPLDESGSGAVAAPPFEMPYTLDLPDTEPDRWRLHRDLLETALQLNKSLRERFPGRHADYLRALEDLDGAALQSALRMIPKP from the coding sequence ATGCGTTCACGGATGAGCAGGCATCTGGAGTCGCTGCTGCGATTCGAGCCGCAGCCGGCGGCGCTCCGCGCGTTGGAGCCGAAGGCCCGGGGCGTGAAGCCCTTCTTCCGCAGCGAGCCGGAGCTGCCTCCCGAGTTCAACTGGCACGACTACTCCGTCCTCCTGCTCCACATCGCCGCGGAGGTGGAGCACGCGCTGATGGCGCAGTACCTGTACGCCGCCTATTCGCTGGGCGGGCCGCTGGTCCCCTCGAAGCACCGCGACAGGGTGCGGCACTGGCAGGAAGTCATCCTGGGCATCGCCAAGGAGGAGATGGGGCACCTCATCACCGTGCAGAACGTGCTGCGGCTCCTCGGCGCGCCGCTCAACCTGGACCGTGAGGACTACCCCTGGGGAAGCCAGTTCTACCCCTTCGACTTCACCCTGGAGCCGCTCACCAAGAACTCGCTGGCCCGCTACGTCTACGCGGAGATGCCGGCCGGCTGGGAGGGCGCGGAGGCGGAGGAGGTCAAGAAGCGCGCGCAGCAGGGCAACCCCTCGCAGCAGCCGCTGCACCGCGTGGGCGTGCTGTATGACCGGATGCAGAAGGTGCTCGCCAACCCCGAGTGGGTGAAGGACGCGGACTTCCAGGCGGCCACCACGACGTTCCAGGCCTCGTGGGACGAGTGGGGCCGAGGCTACATGCGCGGCGCGCGGGGGCAGTCCACGGGCGGGCCCCGCCAGGCCACGCCGGACGTCATCGTCCAGCCCGTCAGCAACCGGGACGAGGCCGTCGCCGCGCTGGCCGCCGTCGGCATCCAGGGCGAGGCGCTCTTCTTCGACGAGGACGCGGACGAGAAGTCCCACTTCCGCCGCTTCCTGGACATCTACCGCCAGTTCCCCGACGGCGAGTGGACGCCCACGCGGCCGGTGCCCATCAACCCGAAGACGGAGATGGACCTCAACGCCAACCGGGTGGTGCGGCTGTCCGCGGCGAAGGCGAAGACGGCGGCTCCCGTGAGCACCGTCATCACCCATCCGGAGTCCGTCACCTGGGCCCACCTGTTCAACGTGCGCTACCGCATGCTGCTGATGTACCTGTCGCACGCGTACCAGCTCGCCGGCGCCACGGGACAGGGGGACGCGCTCACCCCGCGCGGGCTGCTCATCAACCGCACCTTCGGTGAGATGTACAACGTGCGCGCCATCTCCAACATCCTGGTGGAGCTGCCGCTCGACGAGTCGGGCTCGGGCGCGGTGGCCGCGCCGCCCTTCGAGATGCCGTACACGCTGGACCTGCCGGACACGGAGCCGGACCGGTGGCGGCTGCACCGGGACCTCCTGGAGACGGCACTGCAGCTCAACAAATCGCTGCGCGAGCGCTTCCCGGGCCGGCACGCAGACTACCTCCGGGCCCTGGAGGACCTGGACGGAGCGGCGCTGCAGAGCGCCCTACGGATGATTCCGAAGCCCTGA
- a CDS encoding radical SAM/SPASM domain-containing protein, with amino-acid sequence MSGPDAAQARRLFALSLPHVPDVHLYQTQVGQHLLVVNGSRLFDVDAEASDALDRARRDHDGAEVRRLLEALGVSEAPFIDDTPVQTPPVRALSLAVAQKCNLGCTYCYAQQGDFGGPARNMPLQTALEAVDLLLRDAGRGERVNLSFLGGEPLFNRAVIRAATERAVEGARAKGVSLTLSLTTNGTLLTEDDAVFLEEHGFAVTVSLDGLQETHDRLRAFKGGQGSFAKVMAHVAPLLARQRQMQVTARVTVTPRNLELRQTLDAFVEQGFHAVGFSPMLSSPTGRDEMGHTELELMLEQMVDCGQEFERRVIAGRRYPFSNMVNAMRELHKGTHRPYPCGAGAGYLGVSASGELAACHRFVGDEEGAMGDLVTGVDRERQSKWLTERHVHRQEPCRSCWARYLCGGGCHHEVIQRGRPACDYIRGWLHYCLEAYSRLSQTRPDYFGLPPASG; translated from the coding sequence ATGAGCGGCCCGGACGCGGCCCAGGCACGCAGGCTCTTCGCGCTGTCCCTGCCCCACGTGCCAGACGTGCACCTCTACCAGACGCAGGTGGGCCAGCACCTGCTGGTCGTGAATGGCAGCCGCCTGTTCGACGTGGATGCCGAGGCCTCCGACGCGCTGGACCGCGCGCGGCGGGACCATGACGGAGCGGAGGTGCGGCGGCTGCTGGAGGCGCTGGGCGTCTCCGAAGCGCCGTTCATCGACGACACGCCCGTGCAGACCCCACCGGTGCGGGCGCTGTCGCTGGCGGTGGCCCAGAAGTGCAACCTGGGCTGCACGTACTGCTATGCGCAGCAGGGAGACTTCGGCGGTCCGGCGCGCAACATGCCGCTGCAGACGGCGCTGGAGGCAGTGGACCTGCTGCTGCGCGACGCCGGCCGGGGCGAGCGGGTGAACCTGTCGTTCCTCGGCGGAGAGCCTCTCTTCAACCGGGCCGTCATCCGCGCCGCGACGGAGCGGGCCGTGGAGGGCGCACGGGCGAAGGGTGTCTCGCTGACGCTGTCGCTCACCACCAACGGCACGCTGCTGACCGAGGACGATGCCGTCTTCCTGGAGGAGCACGGCTTCGCGGTGACGGTGAGCCTGGACGGGCTCCAGGAGACGCATGACCGGCTGCGCGCCTTCAAGGGAGGCCAGGGCAGCTTCGCGAAGGTGATGGCCCATGTGGCGCCGCTGCTGGCCCGCCAGCGCCAGATGCAGGTCACCGCGCGCGTCACCGTCACGCCGCGCAACCTGGAGCTGCGCCAGACGCTGGACGCCTTCGTGGAGCAGGGGTTCCACGCCGTCGGCTTCTCCCCGATGCTCAGCTCCCCCACGGGCCGCGACGAAATGGGGCACACGGAGCTGGAGCTGATGCTCGAGCAGATGGTGGACTGCGGCCAGGAGTTCGAACGGCGGGTCATCGCCGGGCGGCGCTACCCGTTCTCCAACATGGTCAACGCGATGCGCGAGCTGCACAAGGGCACCCACCGGCCCTATCCGTGCGGCGCGGGCGCGGGCTACCTCGGCGTCTCCGCCAGCGGCGAGCTGGCCGCGTGCCACCGCTTCGTGGGGGACGAGGAAGGCGCGATGGGCGACCTCGTCACCGGCGTGGACCGCGAGCGTCAGTCGAAATGGCTCACGGAGCGCCACGTGCACCGCCAGGAGCCGTGCCGCTCCTGCTGGGCGCGCTACCTGTGCGGCGGCGGCTGCCACCACGAGGTCATCCAGCGGGGACGGCCGGCCTGCGACTACATCCGGGGCTGGCTGCACTACTGCCTGGAGGCGTACAGCCGGCTCTCCCAGACCCGGCCCGACTACTTCGGCCTGCCTCCGGCGAGCGGGTGA
- a CDS encoding NAD(P)/FAD-dependent oxidoreductase, with product MSGLDAGPSTEVCVIGGGPAGSALALRLARLGHEVYLVERHAFPRPQVGEALTPGVWPQLEVLGVAEAVRSEGFLPAREALVRWEDTTARPVRARMGADGLLVDRGRFDALLLAAAASAGVRVLQPATARRPERTAGGWVVPLLHEGRETRLRARFLADAGGRSGCLGGRKVPVSAPTLALHGYWRGERRQGPETRVVAGPDGWSWGAHLPDGTFSAMAFVDPALLRERGVGRRSLEPLYRELMDGSGLLEAWTAPRLVGGVRARDATCYRDEVPIEEDCIKVGEASFSIDPLSSSGVQKALQTALSGAVAVHTLLVRPGNAAAALRFYREDQRDSVARHAAWAAGYYGEHRAHADRPFWKRRAARSPMPSPPEPPPLPQDALAHRRWRLASDAVLVDTPCIVGDVIELRGALSHPRLARPVAWLDGVELASLVESLREGLTLPQLAAAWARRVPWRQGVSILGWLYRQGLLTEVTPSGSR from the coding sequence GTGAGCGGGTTGGACGCGGGGCCGAGCACCGAGGTCTGCGTCATCGGCGGGGGGCCGGCGGGCTCCGCGCTGGCGCTGCGGCTCGCGCGCCTGGGCCATGAGGTGTACCTCGTGGAGCGCCATGCCTTCCCCCGGCCCCAGGTGGGCGAGGCCCTGACGCCGGGCGTGTGGCCGCAGCTCGAGGTGCTGGGCGTGGCCGAAGCCGTCCGGAGCGAGGGCTTCCTCCCGGCGCGGGAAGCGCTCGTGCGCTGGGAGGACACCACCGCGCGACCCGTGCGCGCGCGCATGGGCGCGGACGGGCTGCTGGTGGACCGGGGGCGCTTCGATGCGCTGCTGCTCGCCGCTGCGGCCTCCGCTGGCGTGCGGGTGCTCCAGCCCGCCACGGCCCGGCGCCCCGAGCGAACGGCGGGCGGCTGGGTGGTGCCCCTCCTCCATGAAGGGCGGGAGACGCGTCTTCGGGCGCGGTTCCTCGCGGACGCGGGCGGGCGGAGTGGCTGCCTGGGCGGACGGAAGGTGCCCGTCTCCGCGCCCACCCTGGCGCTCCACGGGTACTGGCGCGGGGAGCGGCGCCAGGGGCCGGAGACGCGCGTGGTGGCGGGGCCGGACGGCTGGTCCTGGGGCGCGCACCTGCCGGATGGCACCTTCAGCGCCATGGCCTTCGTGGACCCGGCGCTGCTGCGCGAGCGGGGCGTCGGACGGCGCTCGCTGGAGCCGCTCTACCGGGAGCTGATGGACGGCTCGGGACTGCTGGAGGCGTGGACGGCGCCCCGCCTCGTCGGCGGCGTGCGCGCCCGCGATGCGACGTGCTACCGGGACGAGGTGCCCATTGAAGAGGACTGCATCAAGGTGGGCGAGGCCAGCTTCTCCATCGACCCGCTCTCCTCCTCGGGCGTGCAGAAGGCCCTGCAGACCGCGCTGAGCGGTGCCGTGGCCGTGCATACGCTGCTCGTCCGGCCCGGCAACGCGGCCGCCGCGCTGCGCTTCTACCGGGAGGACCAGCGCGACTCGGTGGCGCGGCACGCGGCCTGGGCGGCCGGGTACTACGGGGAGCACCGTGCGCATGCGGACCGGCCCTTCTGGAAGCGCCGCGCCGCACGGAGCCCCATGCCGTCGCCCCCGGAGCCCCCGCCGCTGCCGCAGGACGCGCTGGCCCACCGCCGCTGGCGCCTGGCGAGCGACGCCGTCCTGGTGGACACGCCGTGCATCGTCGGAGACGTCATCGAGCTGCGCGGGGCGCTCAGCCATCCCCGGCTCGCGAGGCCCGTTGCCTGGCTGGATGGCGTCGAACTGGCCTCCCTCGTGGAGAGCCTCCGCGAGGGCCTCACGCTCCCGCAACTGGCGGCGGCCTGGGCACGGCGGGTGCCATGGCGCCAGGGCGTCAGCATCCTGGGCTGGCTCTACCGGCAGGGACTCCTCACCGAAGTCACTCCGAGCGGCTCGCGGTGA
- a CDS encoding patatin-like phospholipase family protein — MTRSTTSLLFLAALTTLVSGCFLRTDYLLSELNKPSEPKSAPLPIPARERVARLTRSHLVDAYVDPQEVARWMSAMGNSPQVILDQVECLRKTSGGTNQVCFQTFMDKAVSASLWGLPPPPKSVDPINPAAAEVDAARFLGNALGIAQSLVSLQDSLQDPVSPHVLGRGILEGAESAAQYISARRWSRKLGRPSNAVVLSGGGANGAFSAGIMWRLLGILEQCRGKPAPEGCGDARIDLAAGTSTGALISTLVDLFHTPGQEAKARQMLLDNYTCSVESDLYCVNSTWIWKIASDLRGLVRFDGVQAKLRGAVIPAQLTNDTELVTVSVDFNTGDVYGISDQDPQDIDPKASEQQRVEGVINAAVASIVEPVLAEPVPWLPSNAGRFRGTFLDGGVRSGLPLLQAVQRGAERVLIISTGGLQAETANPPPHAVSTLMRTIDLFVTQPRVGEVQQGELAAVGRRFAEYNVCEERLADVDNEGNIGPFCRRTGPGFVPKEPVALQAATSMWLGSARFDQVASSWRSAWMFRPESQLQTASGYSFAPAVMRPLFQDGVKTFQQRCTEVLRLFEIRGDIAKRECDKSVDAAVAEAEARFSPVGQCTDKKPEQRECD; from the coding sequence ATGACCCGGAGCACCACCTCCCTGCTGTTCCTGGCCGCGCTCACCACGCTCGTGAGCGGCTGCTTCCTGCGGACGGACTATCTCCTGAGCGAGCTGAACAAGCCCTCGGAGCCCAAGTCCGCGCCGCTGCCCATTCCCGCCCGCGAGCGCGTGGCGCGCCTGACGCGCTCGCACCTCGTGGATGCATACGTGGACCCTCAGGAGGTGGCCCGCTGGATGTCGGCGATGGGCAACTCGCCGCAGGTCATCCTCGACCAGGTGGAGTGCCTCCGGAAGACCTCCGGCGGCACCAACCAGGTCTGCTTCCAGACCTTCATGGACAAGGCCGTGTCGGCGTCACTCTGGGGCCTGCCGCCGCCTCCGAAGTCGGTGGACCCCATCAACCCGGCCGCCGCGGAGGTGGACGCCGCGCGCTTCCTCGGCAATGCACTGGGCATCGCCCAGTCGCTGGTGTCCCTGCAGGACTCGCTGCAGGACCCGGTGAGCCCGCACGTGCTCGGCCGCGGCATCCTCGAGGGCGCCGAGTCCGCAGCGCAGTACATCAGCGCCCGCCGCTGGAGCCGCAAGCTGGGGCGCCCGTCCAACGCCGTCGTCCTCAGCGGCGGCGGTGCCAATGGTGCCTTCAGCGCCGGCATCATGTGGCGGCTGCTCGGCATCCTCGAGCAGTGCCGGGGCAAGCCCGCGCCCGAGGGCTGCGGGGATGCCCGCATCGACCTGGCCGCCGGCACCAGCACCGGCGCGCTCATCAGCACCCTCGTGGACCTGTTCCACACGCCCGGCCAGGAGGCGAAGGCCCGGCAGATGCTCCTCGACAACTACACCTGCTCGGTGGAGTCGGACCTGTACTGCGTCAACTCCACCTGGATATGGAAGATTGCCTCGGACCTGCGGGGCCTCGTCCGCTTCGACGGCGTCCAGGCCAAGCTGCGCGGCGCCGTCATCCCCGCGCAGCTCACCAACGACACGGAGCTGGTGACGGTCTCCGTGGACTTCAACACCGGCGACGTCTACGGCATCAGCGACCAGGACCCGCAGGACATCGACCCGAAGGCGTCCGAGCAGCAGCGCGTGGAGGGAGTCATCAACGCCGCGGTGGCCTCCATCGTCGAGCCCGTCCTCGCCGAGCCGGTGCCGTGGCTGCCCTCCAACGCCGGCCGCTTCCGGGGGACGTTCCTCGACGGCGGCGTGCGCTCCGGCCTGCCGCTGCTCCAGGCCGTCCAGCGCGGCGCCGAGCGCGTGCTCATCATCTCCACCGGCGGCCTCCAGGCGGAGACGGCCAACCCGCCGCCCCATGCCGTCAGCACGCTGATGCGCACCATCGACCTGTTCGTCACGCAGCCACGCGTGGGCGAGGTGCAGCAGGGAGAGCTGGCCGCCGTCGGCCGGCGCTTCGCCGAGTACAACGTCTGCGAGGAGCGACTGGCGGACGTGGACAACGAGGGCAACATCGGCCCGTTCTGCCGCCGCACCGGCCCGGGCTTCGTCCCCAAGGAGCCCGTCGCGCTCCAGGCGGCCACCAGCATGTGGCTGGGCTCGGCGCGCTTCGACCAGGTGGCGTCCAGCTGGCGCTCGGCGTGGATGTTCCGCCCGGAGTCCCAGCTGCAGACGGCCAGCGGCTACTCGTTCGCCCCGGCGGTCATGCGTCCGCTCTTCCAGGACGGCGTGAAGACCTTCCAGCAGCGGTGCACGGAGGTGCTGCGCCTCTTCGAAATCCGCGGCGACATCGCGAAGCGCGAGTGCGACAAGTCCGTGGACGCGGCGGTCGCCGAGGCCGAGGCTCGGTTCTCCCCGGTGGGCCAGTGCACGGACAAGAAGCCGGAGCAGCGCGAGTGCGACTGA